A window from Malassezia japonica chromosome 1, complete sequence encodes these proteins:
- a CDS encoding uncharacterized protein (EggNog:ENOG503P9TY), whose amino-acid sequence MAGLLRAPRRLGVWSAVRGACRGVRYASGASDAEKSMHELEARWESNPLLHLLASPLRRCIVTHAALPNGLMIQLKVVHIPKGEGTELTLLPDGILHPRYAQKKLGKGMWVLGDQQVFQRLQEKQMHRSVAPEASLLPRVLPLVTHQLQERVVQELELAVARAQTGALERAAAHADNAASAPYHPGPAQARHMRSDALYTPEAPRHGASLVLHESTDGAAARLSPPGACVAYAVPGLFGDAALRAAALAHLLRD is encoded by the exons ATGGCCGGCCTGCtgagagcgccgcggcggctcggcgtgtGGAGCGCCGTAcggggcgcgtgccgcggcgtgcggtaCGCGTCGGGCGCTTCAGATGCAGAGAAGAGTatgcacgagctcgaggcgcgctggGAGTCGAATCCGCTGC TCCACCTgctcgcgtcgccgctgcgccgctgcatTGTGACGCATGCTGCGCTTCCTAACG GCCTGATGATACAGCTCAAAGTTGTGCATATACCCAAAGGCGAAGGCACCGAGCTGACGCTTCTCCCAGATGGCATACTCCATCCGCGGTACGCGCAGAAAAAGCTCGGCAAGGGCATGTGGGTGCTGGGCGACCAGCAGGTATTCCAGCGGCTCCAGGAGAAAC AAATGCACCGCTCAGTCGCGCCGGAAGCGAGTCTCTTGCCGCGTGTCCTGCCGCTCGTGACGCACCAGTTGCAGGAGCGTGTTGTtcaggagctcgagctggctGTTGCGCGTGCACAGACCGGGGCGCTTGagcgtgcagcagcgcacgcagatAACGCTGCATCGGCGCCATACCACCCCGGTCCGGCCCAAGCGAGGCATATGCGGTCGGACGCTCTGTATACCCCCGAGGCGCCTCGTCATGGCGCCTCGCTTGTCCTGCACGAGTCTaccgacggcgcggcggcgcgtctctcgccgccgggcgcgtgcGTAGCCTATGCCGTGCCTGGGCTATTTggggacgcggcgctgcgtgcggccgcgctcgcgcacct TCTACGGGACTAG
- a CDS encoding uncharacterized protein (COG:I; EggNog:ENOG503NZ1E), protein MNAKPVEHEPRTRPAPSAPALQAFNGTRVQIEYAGAPDGVDSNLLILLHGLGDRAAPFRQLGTSLQRTLPQTAVLCIQGLKRVPLLEEDAWMWWDTFDMLGETIPNPDPRHAIGAIEGALAYLCAPQDKGGCAWPNENVHLFGYGQGGSLALEALAARRPNAVGSVTSVCGPFLSLPTFTPPLTTPACFVTRFAPPVLQSSALAKGQLAAVNKAFKHRL, encoded by the exons ATGAACGCCAAGCCAGTGGAGCACGAGCCACGtacgcgccctgcgccctcggcaccggcgctcCAGGCCTTCAATGGAACCAGGGTGCAGATCGAAtacgcaggcgcgccggacggcgTCGACTCGAATTTGCTCATCCtcctgcacggcctcggcgaccgcgccgcgccttttcggcagctcggcacttcgctgcagcgcacgctgccgcaAACGGCCGTGCTGTGCATCCAGGGGCTAaagcgcgtgccgctccTCGAAGAAGACGCGTGGATGTGGTGGGACACGTTTGATATGCTCGGCGAAACGATCCCCAACCCCGATCCAAGGCACGCGATCGGGGCCATCGagggcgcgctcgcctacctctgtgcgccgcaggacAAGGGGGGGTGCGCATGGCCGAACGAAAACGTGCACCTCTTTGGGTACGGGCAGGGAggctcgctcgcgctcgaggcgcttgcagcgcggcggccgaaCGCGGTCGGGAGCGTCACGAGCGTATGCGGCCCTTTTCTGTCGCTGCCGACTTTTACCCCGCCGCTGACGACACCGGCGTGCTTCGTGAcgcgctttgcgccgccggtgctccagtcctcggcgctcgccaagggGCAGCTTGCGGCGGTAAATAAGGCGTTCAAACAC AGGCTATGA
- the vid27 gene encoding tRNA (guanine(9)-N(1))-methyltransferase (BUSCO:EOG09260WG2; EggNog:ENOG503NX2R; COG:U) yields the protein MFMLKSRDQNNLELIQLPAGALYLVREGSVKGVRECIYQEAFATIRRTATPRNYQLVVTRAQTGEGQLLEGEDASDERAFLIDAALEFHASTQDGQPTFVWRDYDGGDEDRMQFIVDADKVNAVTRSIFEVTYLQCAWERKTGRSHEEASDEDLERLKHHDPNAVDAAVAEIEAKAAPAPAPEPKAPKAETPRPAKPTESLQSITGSSDPQIVLAATADLYLYDQASGLFMRQEKGVQVKVAEAGRFLYWMVVDGASAPWLSQAVDSRMNMNFSLENLSSVWNYYDTDHRVYSWLLRFSEKAAYLAFQERFSHLLWETLHEEPWGKASDVDKHYVEQAYEQDVAMTAADEEEAEPHRALLSPRHTANLSEDEESADEVEAELDPMDEEDEEYADEPEVPVAPSSDGEKNSHLAVGYKFDRSFVVRGNKIGVFKHTDDDRLEFATSINRVATPGGKNFAPSRAMLHEQDSAMVLMDPTNTHSLYRMDLEYGKVVEEWKVHEDVPVNNILPNTKSAQMTADKTLIGTSRNGIFRIDPRQNGEKLVDSQFKLYTSKNDFSSAATDEHGRLAVASNKGDLRLFDKIGKNAKTALPALGDPILGVDVSADGRWVVATCRTYLLLIDTLINDGRYAGALGFDRAFPADSRPLPRRLQLRPHHVAYMESEVSFTPAHFNTGTDQETSIVTSTGNYVVSWSFNQVKKGNPYAYVLKRYQGTVVRDEHTYGSDQSIVVAFENDVQLARRAQLHKPTRASLAPHAAPRSSQGRAPRNSYG from the exons ATGTTCATGCTCAAGAGCC gcgacCAGAACAATCTTGAGCTTATCCAGCTGCCGGCTGGTGCGCTGTATCTCGTCCGCGAAGGGAGCGTAaagggcgtgcgcgagtgCATCTACCAGGAGGCCTTTGCGACGAtccggcgcaccgcgacgccACGCAACTACCAGCTCGTGGTGACGCGTGCACAGACCGGCGAGGGGCAGCTGCTGGAAGGAGAggacgcgagcgacgagcgtgcgttccttatcgacgccgcgctcgagttCCACGCCTCGACCCAGGACGGCCAGCCGACGTTTGTTTGGCGCGACTACGACGGCGGTGACGAGGACCGCATGCAGTTTATTGTCGACGCAGACAAGGTGAACGCGGTCACTCGGTCGATCTTTGAAGTGACCTACCTGCAGTGCGCGTGGGAGCGCAAGACGGGGCGCTCGCACGAAGAggcctcggacgaggacctggAGCGGCTGAAGCACCA TGACCCCaacgcggtcgacgcggcagtcgccgagatcgaggccaaggccgcgccggcaccggcgcccgAACCCAaggcgcccaaggccgagacgccgcgcccggccAAGCCCACCGAGTCGCTCCAGTCGATCACCGGCTCGAGCGATCCGCAGATCGTGCTGGCGGCGACCGCGGACCTGTACCTCTACGACCAGGCATCCGGTCTGTTTATGCGCCAGGAAAAGGGCGTGCAGGTcaaggtcgccgaggcgggccGCTTCCTGTACTGGAtggtcgtcgacggcgcctcCGCGCCGTGGCTCtcgcaggcggtcgacaGCCGGATGAACATGAACTTTTCGCTGGAGAATCTGTCGAGCGTGTGGAACTACTACGATACGGACCACCGTGTCTACTCATGGCTGCTGCGCTTCTCGGAAAAGGCGGCGTACCTCGCGTTCCAGGAAAGGTTTTCGCACCTGCTCTGGGAGACGCTGCACGAGGAGCCCTGGGGCAAGGCGTCGGACGTCGACAAGCACTATGTCGAGCAAGCGTACGAGCAGGACGTCGCCAtgacggccgccgacgaggaggaggccgagccccaccgcgcgctcctctcgcCGCGGCACACGGCGAACCtgagcgaggacgaggagagCGCGGATGaagtcgaggccgagctcgatccgatggacgaggaggacgaagaGTATGCGGACGAGCCCGAGGTCCCGGTCGCcccgtcgagcgacggcgagaaGAACTCGCACCTCGCAGTCGGCTACAAGTTTGACCGCTCGTTTGTGGTGCGTGGCAACAAGATCGGCGTGTTCAAGCacaccgacgacgaccgcctcgagTTTGCCACCTCGATCAaccgcgtcgcgacgccgggcggcaAGAACtttgcgccgtcgcgggcgATGCTCCACGAGCAGGACTCGGCGATGGTCCTCATGGACCCCACCAACACGCACTCGCTCTACCGCATGGACCTCGAGTACGGCAAGGTGGTCGAGGAGTGGAAGGTGCACGAAGACGTCCCGGTGAACAACATCCTGCCGAACACCAAGAGCGCGCAGATGACCGCCGACAAGACGCTCatcggcacgtcgcgcaacGGCATCTTCCGCATCGATCCGCGCCAGAACGGCGAGAAGCTCGTGGATTCGCAGTTCAAGCTGTACACGTCCAAGAACGACTTTAGCTCCGCGGCCaccgacgagcacggccgcctGGCGGTCGCGAGCAACAAGggcgacctgcgcctctttgacAAGATCGGCAAGAACGCCAagacggcgctgccggcgctcggcgacccGATCCTCGGTGTCGACGTCTCGGCAGACGGCCGCTGGGTCGtcgcgacgtgccgcaCCTACCTGCTCCTGATCGACACGCTGATCAATGACGGGCGgtacgccggcgcgctcggctttGACCGAGCGTTCCCTGCAGACTCGCGGCCGCTACCccgccgcctgcagctgcgaCCACACCATGTGGCGTATATGGAGTCCGAGGTGAGCTTCACCCCGGCCCACTTCAACACGGGCACGGACCAGGAGACGAGTATCGTGACGTCGACCGGCAACTATGTCGTGTCGTGGTCGTTCAACCAGGTGAAGAAAGGCAACCCGTATGCCTATGTCCTCAAACGCTACCAAGGTacggtcgtgcgcgacgagcacacCTACGGCTCCGACCAGTCGATCGTGGTCGCGTTTGAGAAcgacgtgcagctcgcgcgccgcgcgcagctgcacaaGCCGACGCGGGCttcgctcgcgccgcatgccgcgccgcgcagcagccaagggcgggcgccgcgcaacTCGTATGGATAG
- a CDS encoding uncharacterized protein (EggNog:ENOG503P2SE; COG:B) — protein sequence MSFGAPAPGMPAMPGMSMPMYGYGMPRPMPGGMPGLTSQTMSSTNPMLGGADVGVPGNFANVPMSYPQFTNGMMFPGIPATGLPAAMNPNAASPFPAPGAPGMPGAMGVGKAKKQLGRPRKYPVSEVPDMRFAQFGQPEASRKKEPAPVPQLKSRLKPPKQSPSAWQIFFTEELQKIKAASPEERLNVAHVAKDAGLRYAALPESERQKFQERSQEAKEQYEKDLAAWRAKLTPDDIRHENMFRSAQRKLGKSRRGNLKDPNAPKKPLSAYFLFLRTIRTDPEMSKEVLEGEHETTKQSVLAAAKWRTLSDEEKQPYLDQADKDKAEYERLRREYEESRGITRPSTSHTPAHAAHDDEPPSSVGFDAEHGELDDLGDAKHPFSLGQPEAAQVL from the coding sequence ATGAgcttcggcgcgccggcgcccggTATGCCGGCCATGCCGGGCATGTCGATGCCCATGTACGGCTACGGCATGCCGCGGCCGATGCCCGGGGGCATGCCGGGACTCACATCACAGACCATGTCAAGCACGAACCCGATGCTGGGgggcgccgacgtcggcgtgcccgGCAACTTTGCCAATGTCCCCATGTCCTATCCCCAGTTTACCAACGGCATGATGTTTCCCGGTATTCCGGCTACGGGCCTCCCTGCCGCAATGAACCCCAatgccgcgtcgccgttccctgcgcccggcgcgcctggCATGCCGGGCGCGATGGGCGTCGGCAAAGCCAAGAAGCAACTCGGCCGTCCCCGCAAGTACCCCGTCTCGGAGGTGCCCGACATGCGCTTTGCGCAATTTGGTCAGCCCGAAGCGTCACGCAAGAaggagcctgcgccggtgccgcagCTCAAGTCGCGTCTTAAGCCGCCGAAGCAGTCGCCGTCCGCATGGCAAATCTTTTTTACCGAGGAGCTGCAAAAGATCAAGGCTGCGTCGCCCGAAGAGCGCCTCAATgttgcgcacgtcgccaaGGATGCGGGCCTGCGGTAtgccgcgctgcccgagaGCGAGCGGCAAAAGTTCCAGGAGCGCAGCCaagaggccaaggagcagTACGAGAAGGATCTCGCAGCGTGGCGGGCAAAGTTGACGCCCGACGACATCCGCCACGAGAACATGTTTCGctctgcgcagcgcaagtTGGGCAAATCGCGCCGTGGTAACCTCAAGGACCCCAACGCCCCCAAGAAGCCGCTCTCGGCCTACTTTCTGTTCCTGCGCACGATCCGCACGGACCCCGAGATGTCGAAAGAAGTGCTGGAAGGCGAGCACGAGACGACCAAGCAGAGCGTACTGGCGGCGGCCAAGTGGCGCAcgctcagcgacgaggagaagCAGCCCTACCTCGACCAAGCCGACAAAGACAAGGCTGAGTACgagcgcttgcggcgcgagTACGAGGAGTCGCGCGGCATCACGCGCCCCAGCACCTCGCACACGCCTGCCCATGCGGCGCatgacgacgagccgccgtcgagcgtcggcttTGATGCCGAACACGGCGAGCTAGACGACTTGGGCGATGCAAAGCATCCATTCTCCTTGGGCCAGCCCGAAGCGGCACAAGTGTTGTAA
- the SEC18 gene encoding vesicle-fusing ATPase (COG:O; BUSCO:EOG09260NC6; EggNog:ENOG503NV43): MAGFFRGSSAPGADRAGGDIHSLYGGSRAPPARVPPPQAPQVPVRQAAAAPPPVPVRTAETRQPHVFRVVKSPQALNTSNCVVLNPEEWGSTQYVLVNGRYAFTARADTTRTIQPRTIGTALLQRQWAALSAEGQDVTVEAFDPAQFGSAMYLGSVDLELDFLSRSMAVPDVFDADEMQQVFLRAFSAHLLSSSQILVFEFHGHNLRATVRGLGSLEGPSQMGLVTPETQLNFAKAPNSPIQLKASGKRARPNAILQPNFKFEDMGIGGLDTEFSAIFRRAFASRIFPPALVDKLGIQHVKGLLLYGPPGTGKTLMARQIGKMLNAGEPKVVNGPEILSKYVGASEENIRKLFAEAEAEQKAKGDESGLHIIIFDELDAICKQRGSTGGGTGVGDSVVNQLLSKMDGVDQLNNILLIGMTNRLDMIDEALLRPGRLEVHMEINLPDEHGRLQILNIQTAKMRTNDIMDHDVALEELATLTKNFSGAEIAGLVKSATSFAFNRHVKVGTMAGISDDVENMRVNREDFMCALDEVKPAFGVAEEELQQVVRNGIMHYAPHIDVILRDGQLRVEQVRTSQRTSLVTALLYGPAGSGKTALAATIAMASDFPFIKLIAPENMVGMNEQGKIAYLNKVFNDAYKSPLSIIVLDSIEKIIEWVPIGPRFSNPVLQALSVLLGKQPPKDRRLLVLATTSNKPMLTEMDIGDAFLADIRVPAITSLRSIDHVLRQTQLFASEEAHARCLQLLAHAGLNEEGKISIGIKKLLSEIEMARLDADPADKLAAALNFL, from the coding sequence ATGGCGGGCTTTTTCCGAgggagcagcgcgccgggcgcagaCCGCGCCGGAGGAGATATTCATAGTTTGTACGGCGgaagccgcgcgccgccggcgcgtgtgccgccgccccaagcgccgcaggtgccggtgcgccaggcggccgctgcgccgccaccggtgccggtgcgcaccgccgagacgcgccaGCCGCATGTGTTCCGTGTGGTCAAGTCGCCACAGGCGCTCAACACGAGCAACTGCGTGGTTTTGAATCCGGAGGAGTGGGGCTCGACGCAGTACGTGCTGGTGAATGGGCGCTACGCGTTTaccgctcgcgccgacACCACGCGCACGATCCAGCCCCGGACGatcggcacggcgctgctccagcgccAGTGGGCCGCGCTCAGCGCCGAAGGGCAGGACGTGACCGTCGAGGCGTTTGATCCGGCGCAGTTCGGCTCGGCGATGTACCTCGGCagcgtcgacctcgagctcgacttTCTGAGCCGCTCGATGGCGGTGCCGGACGTGTTTGACGCGGACGAGATGCAGCAGGTGTTCCTGCGTGCCTTTAGTGCGCACCTCCTGTCCTCGAGCCAGATTCTCGTATTCGAGTTCCACGGGCACAacctgcgcgcgacggTGCGGGGCctcggctcgctcgagggGCCGAGCCAGATGGGTCTCGTTAcgcccgagacgcagcTCAACTTTGCCAAGGCGCCCAACTCGCCGATACAGCTCAAGGCCAgcggcaagcgcgcgcgcccgaACGCCATCCTCCAGCCCAACTTTAAGTTTGAGGACATGGGCATCGGTGGTCTGGACACCGAGTTTAGTGCCATCTTTCGCCGTGCGTTTGCCTCGCGCATCTTTCCGCCCGCGCTGGTCGACAAGCTCGGTATTCAGCACGTCAAGGGTCTGCTGCTGTACGGCCCGCCGGGTACCGGTAAGACGCTCATGGCGCGCCAGATCGGCAAGATGCTCAACGCGGGTGAGCCCAAGGTGGTGAACGGCCCCGAGATTCTGAGCAAGTACGTCGGTGCGAGCGAGGAAAACATCCGCAAGCtctttgccgaggccgaggccgagcaaAAGGCCAAGGGCGATGAATCCGGCCTGCACATTATCATCtttgacgagctcgacgcgatcTGCAAGCAGCGTGgctcgaccggcggcggcaccggcgtcggcgactcGGTCGTAAACCAGCTCCTGTCCAAGATGGACGGTGTCGACCAGCTGAACAATATCCTGCTCATCGGTATGACCAACCGTCTCGACAtgatcgacgaggcgctaCTGCGTCCGGGCCGTCTCGAGGTGCACATGGAGATCAACCTGCcggacgagcacggccgcctgcAGATCCTCAACATCCAGACGGCCAAGATGCGCACCAACGACATCATGGACCACGAtgtggcgctcgaggagctcgcgacgctcacaAAGAACTTTTCGGGTGCCGAGATCGCGGGTCTTGTCAAGAGCGCAACGTCGTTTGCATTCAACCGCCATGTCAAGGTCGGCACCATGGCCGGCATCTCGGACGACGTCGAAAACATGCGCGTGAACCGCGAAGACTTTATgtgcgcgctcgacgaggtgaaGCCGGCGTTTGGTgtggccgaggaggagctgcagcaggtcgTGCGCAACGGCATCATGCACTATGCGCCGCACATTGACGTGATTTtgcgcgacggccagctgcgtgtcgagcaggtgcgcacAAGCcagcgcacgtcgctcgtcACCGCACTCCTCTACGGCCCGGCAGGCTCGGGCAAgacggcgcttgcggcgacGATCGCGATGGCGTCCGACTTCCCCTTTATCAAGCTCATTGCGCCGGAGAACATGGTCGGCATGAACGAGCAAGGAAAGATTGCGTACCTGAACAAGGTGTTTAACGACGCGTACAAGAGCCCGCTGAGCATCATTGTCCTCGATTCGATCGAAAAGATCATCGAGTGGGTGCCGATCGGCCCCCGCTTCTCGAACCCGGTGCTGCAGGCCCTGTCGGTGCTCCTCGGGAAGCAGCCGCCCAAggaccgccgcctgctcgtgctTGCGACGACGTCCAACAAGCCGATGCTGACCGAGATGGACATTGGCGACGCGTTCCTCGCCGACATTCGCGTGCCGGCCAtcacgtcgctgcgcagcatcgaCCACGTCCTGCGCCAGACGCAGCTCTTTGCGTCGGAGgaggcgcatgcgcgctgcctgcagctccttgcgcacgccggcctgAACGAGGAAGGAAAGATCTCGATCGGCATCAAGAAGCTCCTCTCCGAGATCGAGatggcgcgcctcgacgcggacccCGCGGACAAGCTGGCAGCGGCACTCAACTTTCTCTAA
- the RPN12 gene encoding regulatory particle non-ATPase (BUSCO:EOG09263XN3; COG:O; EggNog:ENOG503NXSX), whose product MAVDAALKAAHAKLLAEFNGLNKRNTASSLNAVAGQLAELKLLLAERELLYPQPLANGQLDIDALVLARETFEIGALWSVLAKDTNSFDRYWSQLKPFYLDLHAALPPSANYEPIVGLSLLRSLSSNDISSFHMALETLPTDLVQNSEYIKHPVLLERWLMEGSYSNVWRERNKVPREEFRFFVDMLMVTIRHEIASCEEKAYDTLPLNDVATLLFFDSLPEVLEFAKERGWHVNPTSQTVEFANKHSERGAAHDEERIPMRATISSNLHFARELESIV is encoded by the exons AtggcggtcgacgcggcgctcaaggcggcgcacgccaaGCTCCTTGCCGAGTTCAATGGACTGAACAAGAGAAACACTGCAAGTTCGCTGAATGCGGTGGCAGGtcagcttgccgagctcaagctcctgcttgccgagcgcgagctgctctaCCCCCAGCCGCTGGCGAACGGCCAGCTGGATATCGATGCGTTGGttctcgcgcgcgagaccTTTGAGATCGGTGCGCTGTGGAGCGTGCTTGCAAAAGACACAAACAGCTTTGACCGGTACTGGAGCCAGCTGAAGCCGTTCTACCTCGATCTACA cgcggcgcttccCCCGTCGGCGAACTACGAGCCGATCGTCGGCCTGTCGCTTTTGCGTTCGCTCTCGTCGAACGACATCTCGTCCTTCCATATGGCtctcgagacgctgccTACGGATCTCGTGCAGAACAGCGAATACATCAAGCACCccgtgctcctcgagcgctgGCTCATGGAGGGCTCCTACTCCAACGtctggcgcgagcgcaacaAGGTGCCGCGCGAAGAGTTCCGTTTCTTTGTGGACATGCTCATGGTCACGATCCGTCACGAAATCGCCTCGTGCGAAGAAAAGGCGTACGATACGCTCCCCCTGAACGACGTCGCCACCCTGCTCTTTTTCGACAGCCtgcccgaggtgctcgagttTGCCAAGGAGCGGGGATGGCATGTGAACCCCACGAGCCAGACAGTCGAGTTTGCCAACAAGCACTCGgaacgcggcgcggcgcacgacgaggaaCGCATCCCGATGCGTGCGACGATTTCCTCCAACCTGCactttgcgcgcgagctggagAGCATTGTGTAG
- a CDS encoding [pyruvate dehydrogenase (acetyl-transferring)]-phosphatase (EggNog:ENOG503NXCM; TransMembrane:1 (i67-85o); COG:T) — translation MPGRSGLGRVCVRPKLRVSHPTAPVRCGASAFTTQSANARNSTTRPAGRVPPTSTSAAYQRQRRTEWLLVGVAGSAAAFGGWYYWANIRTRHMPDDARPYSTPARPSTFSIPARVRGPNDPAYKVITPLTPEEVDSRLRANERSTSVDRPAGACLVARYDTNCVPSNDPVEDRHAEVIVERDRGISEQGPRGDLCFFTVMDGHGGHYTSQLLSQKLIAFVALELDKVFRETGEYAKMGRADMSISSSVWRTLFGGDRQKNAHQLAAYALDGNPEIVKRAFVKGFRGLDKEITNTPLELLKQYELSLAAASSQGTAPSASDSKNSLSSLAHSIWPSTVTGAPHAAPFFSASQTSAREALLPALSGSCAQMVYIDSARRDLYVATTGDSRAVAGYWDERAGRWEVEALSIDQTGRNPDEVRRIQREHPADEQQSVIQRGRVLGGLEPTRAFGDGRYKWDRNTQARLIEAFLPNRQSARGPPKALQTPPYVTAEPVVEWRKIPIGHEEHAQPDSLVAAASEGLTSLSGSTSTRELRFIIMATDGLWDLMSNQEAVGLVAGHLAGIRGEVRAADLQQQCFSPSKSAPALAAKAAASDEKATPSSEHGPHHPLLRTPNHLQKFSFQDDNLSTHLVRNALGGAARERVAGLLAIPSPESRRYRDDITVNVILFNTPKPKASRDEASAHAPRAAKL, via the exons ATGCCTGGGCGGAGCGGACTGGGGCGGGTGTGTGTGCGCCCTAAGCTGCGTGTATCGCATCCTACTGCGCCTGTGCGCTGCGGAGCGAGCGCGTTTACGACCCAGAGCGCCAACGCGCGGAAttcgacgacgcggcctGCCGgtcgcgtgccgccgacaagcacctcggccgcgtaccagcggcagcgccgcaccgagTGGCTCCTGGTTGGCGTCGCAGGCTCTGCTGCAGCGTTTGGAGGCTGGTACTACTGGGCAAATATCCGTACACGCCACATgcccgacgacgcgcggccctactcgacgccggcgcgcccgtcgACCTTTTCGATTCCTGCACGGGTACGTGGCCCGAACGATCCCGCGTACAAGGTCATTACGCCGCTGACGCCGGAGGAGGTCGATtcgcgcctgcgtgcgaatgagcgcagcacgtcggtcgaccgcccggccggcgcgtgccttGTGGCGCGCTACGACACGAactgcgtgccgagcaacGACCCGGTCGAGGACCGCCACGCGGAAGTcatcgtcgagcgcgaccgcgGGATCAGCGAGCAGGGCCCGCGCGGTGACCTGTGCTTCTTTACGGTGATGGACGGCCACGGCGGCCACTATACCTCCCAGCTTCTTTCGCAGAAGCTCATTGCGTTTGTCGcactcgagctcgacaaggTCTTTCGCGAGACGGGCGAGTACGCCAAGATGGGGCGCGCCGACATGTCGATTTCTTCGTCGGTGTGGCGCACGCTCTTTGGCGGCGACCGCCAAAAGAATGCAcaccagctcgcggccTATGCGCTGGACGGCAACCCCGAGATTGTGAAGCGCGCCTTTGTCAAGGGCTtccgcggcctcgacaAGGAGATTACCaacacgccgctcgagctgctcaaacAGTACGAGCTGAgtctcgccgcggcctctTCGCAaggcaccgcgccgagcgcgtccgaCTCGAAGAACTCcctctcgtcgctcgcccACTCGATCTGGCCGTCGACGGtgaccggcgcgccgcacgctgcgccgttCTTTAGCGCGTCGCAGACGTCCgctcgcgaggcgctcctgccgGCGCTCAGCGGAAGCTGTGCCCAGATGGTGTACATTGACagcgcccgccgcgaccTGTACGTCGCCACGACCGgcgactcgcgcgccgtcgcggggTACTGGGACGAGCGCGCTGGGCGCTGggaggtcgaggcgctctcCATCGACCAGACCGGCCGCAAccccgacgaggtgcgccgcatccagcgcgagcaccccgccgacgagcagcagTCGGTCATCCAGCGGGGACGTGTGCTGGGCGGCCTcgagccgacgcgcgcctttGGCGACGGCCGCTACAAGTGGGACCGCAacacgcaggcgcgcctcaTCGAGGCGTTCCTGCCGAACCGCCAAAGCGCGCGTGGGCCGCCCAAGGCACTCCAGACGCCGCCCTACGTCACCGCCGAGCCGGTCGTCGAGTGGCGCAAGATCCCGATCGGGCACGAAGAGCACGCGCAGCCGGActcgctcgtcgccgccgcctccgAGGGCCTTACGTCGCTCTCGggcagcacctcgacgcgcgagctgcgcttcATCATCATGGCGACCGACGGGCTCTGGGACCTGATGTCGAACCAGGAGGCAGTCGGCCTCGTGGCCGGCCACCTCGCCGGGAtccgcggcgaggtgcgtgccgcggaCCTGCAGCAGCAGTGCTTTTCGCCGTCCAAGAGCGCGCCCGCACTCGCTgccaaggcggcggcgtccgaCGAGAAGGCCACGCCCTCGTCCGAGCACGGGCCACACCACCccctgctgcgcacgccgaaCCACCTGCAAAAGTTCTCGTTCCAAGACGACAATCTGAGCACGCACTTGGTGCgcaatgcgctcggcggcgccgcgcgcgagcgcgtcgccggcctgcTCGCCATCCCCAGCCCCGAGTCGAGGCGGTACCGCGACGAT ATCACTGTCAA TGTCATCCTCTTCAACACCCCCAAACCGAAAGCcagccgcgacgaggcgtcggcgcacgcgccgcgggccGCCAAATTGTAG
- a CDS encoding uncharacterized protein (TransMembrane:1 (o103-123i); EggNog:ENOG503P7A2; COG:C) produces the protein MSRQITFAELCEHNTEQDLWLLIDGKVYDVTKFMPEHPGGDEVLTTEAGKDATEHFEDVGHSDDARDQLKGMLIGTLADPENVPNTNRSSTEGGTTAVGQPPLLVILAVLGVIAYFGYTRFVLKQ, from the exons ATGTCGCGCCAGATTACGTTCGCTGAGCTCTGCGAGCACAACACCGAGCAGGACCTGTGGCTCCTCATTGACGGCAAAG TCTACGATGTGACTAAGTTCATGCCCGAGCACCCTGGTGGTGACGAGGTTCTTACCACCGAGGCTGGCAAGGACGCAACCGAGCACTTTGAGGACGTCGGCCACTCGGACGACGCCCGCGACCAGCTCAAGGGCATGCTcatcggcacgctcgctgACCCG GAGAACGTGCCCAACACTAACCGCTCGTCCACCGAGGGCGGCACTACGGCCGTCGGCCAGCC CCCCCTGCTTGTCATCCTTGCCGTGCTGGGTGTTATCGCCTACTTTGGGTACACCCGCTTTGTGCTCAAGCAGTAA